The Gilliamella apicola genome window below encodes:
- a CDS encoding MmcQ/YjbR family DNA-binding protein yields the protein MKRETLLNYAKKQFHAEPNYLWNNFPRYAVLRHHDDGDKWFAIVMNVPGTKLGLKDDKEVDILNVKLRPEYIGSLRKKQGILPAYHMNKEHWISIVLSGPLTDKEIFDFLTESYNLTSR from the coding sequence ATGAAAAGGGAAACGTTATTAAACTATGCCAAAAAGCAATTTCATGCAGAACCTAATTATCTTTGGAACAATTTTCCTAGGTATGCTGTATTACGGCATCACGATGATGGAGATAAGTGGTTTGCTATTGTGATGAATGTGCCTGGTACAAAATTAGGTCTCAAAGATGATAAAGAAGTGGATATATTAAATGTCAAACTCAGACCAGAATATATTGGATCGTTAAGAAAAAAACAAGGTATTTTGCCAGCTTATCATATGAATAAAGAACATTGGATTAGTATTGTTCTTTCTGGACCACTAACCGATAAAGAAATATTTGATTTTCTGACTGAAAGTTATAATTTAACTTCTCGTTAA